A window from Ovis canadensis isolate MfBH-ARS-UI-01 breed Bighorn chromosome 4, ARS-UI_OviCan_v2, whole genome shotgun sequence encodes these proteins:
- the MYL7 gene encoding myosin regulatory light chain 2, atrial isoform translates to MFEQAQIQEFKEAFSCIDQNRDGIICKSDLRETYSQLGKVNVPEEELDAMLQEGKGPINFTVFLTLFGEKLNGTDPEEAILSAFRLFDPSGKGVVNKDEFKQLLLTQADKFSPAEVEQMFALTPMDLAGNIDYKSLCYIITHGDEKEE, encoded by the exons ATGTTCGAACAAGCCCAGATCCAGGAGTTCAAGGAA GCTTTCAGCTGCATCGACCAGAACCGTGACGGCATCATCTGCAAGTCGGACCTTAGAGAGACCTACTCCCAGCTTG GGAAGGTGAATGTTCCAGAAGAGGAGCTGGACGCCATgctgcaggaagggaaggggcccATCAACTTCACTGTCTTCCTCACACTGTTTGGGGAGAAGCTCAATG GGACAGACCCCGAAGAAGCCATCCTGAGCGCCTTCCGCCTTTTTGACCCCAGTGGCAAAGGCGTGGTGAACAAGGATGA GTTCAAGCAGCTTCTCCTGACCCAGGCAGACAAGTTCTCTCCAGCTGAG GTGGAGCAGATGTTTGCCCTGACGCCCATGGACCTGGCAGGGAACATCGACTATAAGTCCCTGTGCTACATCATCACCCACGGGGACGAGAAGGAGGAGTGA
- the GCK gene encoding hexokinase-4 gives MLDDRARMEIAKKEKAEQILAEFQLQEEDLKKVMRRMQKEMDRGLRLETHEEASVKMLPTYVRSTPEGSEVGDFLSLDLGGTNFRVMLVKVGEGEAGQWSVKTKHQMYSIPEDAMTGTAEMLFDYISECISDFLDKHQMKHKKLPLGFTFSFPVRHEDIDKGILLNWTKGFKASGAEGNNIVGLLRDAIKRRGDFEMDVVAMVNDTVATMISCYYEDRRCEVGMIVGTGCNACYMEEMQNVELVEGDEGRMCVNTEWGAFGDSGELDEFLLEYDRVVDENSLNPGQQLYEKLIGGKYMGELVRLVLLKLVDENLLFHGEASEQLRTRGAFETRFVSQVESDSGDRKQIYNILSTLGLRPSAADCDIVRRACESVSTRAAHMCAAGLAGVINRMRESRSEDVMRITVGVDGSVYKLHPSFKERFHAIVRRLTPSCEITFIESEEGSGRGAALISAVACKKACMLGQ, from the exons GCGGAACAGATCCTGGCAGAGTTCCAGCTGCAGGAGGAGGACTTGAAGAAGGTGATGAGGCGAATGCAGAAGGAGATGGACCGAGGCCTGAGGCTGGAGACCCACGAGGAGGCCAGTGTGAAGATGCTGCCCACCTACGTGCGCTCCACTCCAGAGGGCTCAG AAGTTGGGGACTTCCTCTCCCTGGACCTGGGTGGCACCAACTTCCGGGTGATGCTggtgaaggtgggagaaggcgaggCAGGACAGTGGAGTGTGAAGACCAAGCACCAGATGTACTCCATCCCCGAGGATGCCATGACGGGAACTGCTGAGATG CTCTTTGACTACATCTCTGAGTGCATCTCTGACTTCCTGGATAAGCATCAGATGAAGCATAAGAAGCTGCCCTTGGGCTTCACCTTCTCCTTTCCTGTGAGGCATGAAGACATCGACAAG gGCATCCTTCTCAACTGGACCAAGGGCTTCAAGGCCTCGGGAGCAGAAGGCAACAACATTGTGGGGCTCCTGCGAGATGCCATCAAACGGAGAGGT GACTTTGAGATGGACGTGGTGGCGATGGTGAATGACACTGTGGCCACAATGATCTCCTGCTACTATGAAGACCGCCGGTGTGAGGTTGGCATGATTGTGG GCACAGGCTGCAACGCTTGCTACATGGAGGAGATGCAGAACGTGGAGCTGGTGGAAGGGGATGAGGGCCGCATGTGTGTCAACACCGAGTGGGGCGCCTTTGGGGACTCAGGCGAGCTGGACGAGTTCCTGCTGGAGTACGACCGCGTGGTGGACGAGAACTCCCTGAACCCTGGGCAGCAGCT GTACGAGAAGCTCATTGGTGGCAAGTACATGGGCGAGCTGGTGCGGCTTGTGCTGCTGAAGCTTGTGGACGAGAATCTGCTCTTCCACGGAGAGGCCTCGGAGCAGCTGCGCACGCGCGGCGCCTTCGAGACACGCTTCGTGTCTCAGGTGGAGAG CGATTCTGGTGACCGCAAGCAGATCTACAACATCCTGAGCACGCTAGGGCTGCGACCCTCGGCCGCTGACTGTGACATCGTGCGCCGCGCCTGCGAGAGCGTGTCCACGCGCGCCGCGCACATGTGCGCCGCGGGGCTGGCTGGCGTCATCAACCGGATGCGCGAGAGCCGCAGCGAGGACGTGATGCGCATCACCGTGGGCGTGGACGGCTCCGTGTACAAGCTGCACCCCAG CTTCAAGGAGCGGTTCCACGCCATCGTGCGCAGGCTGACGCCCAGCTGTGAAATCACCTTCATTGAGTCGGAGGAGGGCAGCGGCCGAGGCGCGGCCTTGATCTCCGCGGTGGCCTGTAAGAAGGCCTGCATGCTGGGCCAGTAA